TGACCAATTTGGCAGAGACAGTCGTTTATACCGGCCCAATAGATGAGTATTTCGATTTTCAATTTGGCCAATTGGAATACCGCAGCCTTCGCTTCGATAATCAGTTGCTTGATCAGGAAAATTATCAGGGAAATGCTGTGGTGAATTATACTGACGGTGAAACTCCCTATACCCGCATCATTGAGCACAAACATTTCGAATTCGGGACACAGCCTAAAACTGTGATCACGCACGAATATCCGCAGGAATGGGTAAAAGGCGCCGAACCCTACTATCCTGTAAACGACGACAAAAACACAGCCGTTTTTAACCAATACAAAAGTTTGGCCTCGCAGGAGGAAAATGTGATTTTTGGTGGCAGGCTGGCTGAATATAGATATTACGACATGCACCAGGTGGTCGCTTCCGCTCTCAAAAAAGTGAAAGTACACTTCGGATAATCGTCGGAAAACCTATTTAGAAATCCTTGTTCTTATCTCAAAAAGAGCAAGGATTTTTTATTTAAATATTTTTTGAAAAATTTTCCGATATCATCGTTACCTAAATTGCTAATGCCCGTCTAAACCATATTATCTCTTACTAATATGGAATGCGCGAAAAACAGCTGAGTAGCATAACAAGGAACGGAACCAACCATGTTTCGCTGAACCTAACTCTGGTTCACGAGGCCTTACGGAACTGGTATTGGTTTGCAATGTCACTCGCGCTTTGCATTGGCGGCGCACTCATTTTCCTGCGTTACGCTTCTCCCGAATATAAGGTTACAGCCTCGCTACTGATCCGGGACGATTCTCGGGGTGCTGATTTCGGGGATGCTGCGTTACTTGAAAGTCTTGGGCTGTCTACCGTGGAAAGCAGCGTCGATAATGAAGTTCAGGTGCTAAAAAGCCGGACGCTAATCGAGAAAGTAGTCAGCGACTTACAGCTGAATGTTCAGTACTATGCTGTGGGTCAGGTCAAAACAACTGAAATCTACGATAAGTCGCCATTCCGTTTAACGCTCCTGAAACCTGAATACAGTGGTGAAAAATCATTCATATATTATCTCACTCAAATAGGAAACAACCGGTATCAGCTCAGAGTAAATTCAAAGAGCATTTCAGCGAATTTTGGAGATACCATTCTACTTCCGCACGGCCCCGCAGTTCTGACAAAGACTAGCTATCAGCCTGCTCACGAGGACAAATATTACATTGCTATATCCGCGAAAGATGCCCCGGTAAAAAAATACAGTGCAGCACTAACCATCGCGGCCACAAACAAAATGGTCAGTGTAGTTGATCTGACATTGAATGAAACGATTCCTGCAAAGGGAGAAGTAATTGTTAAGCAATTAATTGATAACTACCTGAAAGCTAGCATAGCCGATAAAAATCGCATTGCAGACAGTACCCTTTCATTCATTGATGAAACCCTGATAACGGTATCCCAAGAGCTAACCGATATTGAGAAGCAAATCGAAAATTACAGGCAGGTCAACCGGCTCACTGACGTTGAAGAAAATGTTCGGTTGTTACTTCAGGACGCCGGTCAATACAATCGCGAGGAACAAAATCAGGTGACGAGGTTGGAAATTGTCGCCTCTCTTTTGAAATATCTAAATGAAAATCCAGACCACATTGTCCCATCCTCTCTGTATTTAAATGACCCTCAATTCACATCCCTAGCTCAGAAATACAATGAAATTCAACTTTTGAAAGAAAAAACCCTGGTTGCAGCTACGGAGAAGCACCCTCTTGTCAAAACATTGCAAGTTGAGTTGAGCAGTCTGAGAGCTGATCTTATGACCATTATCGCTTCTCAAAAAAGAGAATTAGAGGTCAACATTAACTCGTTAAACCGGTATAACGCAACCTATTCATCCCAAATAGATCAAATTCCGTACCGCCAGCGAATATTTCTGGACTATTCACGACAACATCAAATCAAGCAGGAATTATATCTGTTCCTGCTCAAAAAGCGGGTAGAAACCTCCATTTCAAAGTCCTCGACCATCCCCAATGCCCGCATTATCGACGCTCCAAAATCGGATGCATCCCCCGTAACACCTAATCGGCAACTCGTATTACTGATTTCCGGGTTCATTGGACTCGGTGTTCCATTAGCCACATTGCACCTCAAAGACGTTCTGAATGGACGGATTACGGGCAAGTCTGAGGTGTTGCTGCATTGTAATATTCCGGTATTAGCGGAAATTGGTCACGAGTCAGTAAAAAGCCTTTTGCACGACAACATCATCGCCGAGCAGTTCAGAGTGTTACGGACCAACATCCAGTTTTTATCACTAGCTGAAAAGAGCCGCACCATCCTGTTAACATCCGCTGTAGGGGGCGAAGGAAAGTCGTTTACTGCCACGCATTTGTCCCATTCGTTTGCATTGACAGGTAAAAAGGTAATACTCCTTGAACTTGATTTGCGAAAACCGCGATTGGCCGCCAACATGAAATTGAGTAACGGTGGATTCACCAATTGGATAATATCCGACGAACCACTGAGTCACTATATTCAGACGTCGGAGACAGAGAAGCCATTCGCTGTCCTTACTTCCGGTCCTTCTCCACCAAATCCGGCTGAAATGCTTTCATTTCCCAAAGTGCAGGAAATGATGATCTGGCTTAAAGAAAATTATGACATCATTATCATGGACACGCCCCCCATTAGCCTGGTTACCGACGCACGCCTGCTGAGTGGTTATGCAGACTTGTCCCTGTTTATCGTCAGGCAGCGGTTTACACATAAACATCAGCTCGGATACATTCAGGAAATGTCCGACAACAAACAATTGCCCGGTTTACACCTCGTGATCAACGACGTCAAAGCGTTGCCAGGTTACGGATATGGTTACTATGACCAAAGTAAGCCTCTCTCGAAGGTTTTAAGCAAGATACCAGGATTTAAATTTTTGACTTGACACAACCGACTTATGCAGGATAACATTTATATCATAGGTGAAATTGGACAGGCACACGACGGAAGCATTGGAATGGCCCATGCCTACATTGATGCGCTTGCACTTGCCGGTGTGGATGCAGCGAAGTTCCAAATGCACATTGCCGATGCGGAAAGCAGTATCTACGAACCTTTCCGAAACGACACTTATTTCTACGATCATTCAAGAATGGATTATTGGCGCCGAATGGAATTTACAAAACTGGAATGGGTGTCACTGAAAAAACATTGCAAGGAAAAAAAGCTGGATTTCATAGTAAGCCCATTTTCCAATGAGGCCGTCGACCTTTTGCAGGAAATTGGTGCGGACAAAGTAAAGATCGGGTCAGCAGAGGCGATTAACCTGCTTATTATCAATAAAATATCGAAGAAAAATAAGGACATTATCATTTCATCTGGTATGAGTCAAATCGCTGAACTTGATGACTCAATTGCGTATTTGAAAGATAAAAACTGCAATCTCGCATTGCTGCAATGCACAACTGCATATCCAACCAGTCCTCACCAATGGGGACTTAATATGATTGCAGATCTGAGAGATCGTTATCACATTCCAATAGGTTTCTCCGATCATTCGGGAAACATCTATGCTTGCCTGGCCGCTGCTAGTATGGGTGCCCGGTTACTTGAATTTCACATTGTTTTTGATCAAAAAATGTTCGGCCCCGACGCGTCCTCATCGCTTACGGTGGATAATGCCATCACAATGGTGAAAGGCGTTCGCCAGATAGAAGCTGCATTGAAAAATCCGGTCGACAAAAATGATGACTCTGCCTTTGAAACTTCAAAAACAAATTTCGGCCGTTCACTTTCATTGAACAAGTCACTACAAAAAGGACAAGCGGTTTCATTTGACGATCTGGAAAGCAAGAAGCCAGCCGGATATGGCATTCCAGTCAAATGTTATTTAGGCATTATTGGTAAAAAACTAGCGCGTAACATGGAAAAATGGGAATTTCTAAATGAAGATGATTTGATATGATACGAAAAATATGCGTCGTCGTAACGGCCAGAGCGAGTTATAGCCGCGTGCGAACACTTTTGCAAGCCATTGCCCAGCATCCGTGCCTGGAATTACAGCTAGTCATTGCCGCAAGCGCTTTGTTGGAAAAATACGGCTCGCTTTCGCAATCGATCAGGAAAGACGCCTTTGCAATCACTGCTAAGGTAAGCAATGCCCTGGATTCAGAAAATGCAACTGCCGCTGCCAAAACCACCGGATTAGGCACTATTGAGCTTGCCTCCGTTTTTGAAAATATCAGACCGGACATAGTCGTGACCATTGCAGACAGGTTTGAAACGATGTCAACAGCGATTGCCGCAGCCTTCATGAATATCCCTCTCGCACATATACAGGGTGGTGAAATGACCGGCAACATCGATGACAAAGTACGCCATGCCGTCACCCAACTGGCAGACATTCATTTTGCGGCCACCCGAATGGCTACCGCGCGAATTATTAAAATGGGCCAGCAGCCAGAAACAGTATACCATACCGGCTGCCCGTCCATTGACCAGGTTTTTGAAGTATTCGTCGATCCCAGGATAGATTTCGATCCTTTTCATTTGTACGGCGGCGTGGGCCGCACATTCGATCTGTCCAAACCCTATCTGATGGTCATGCAACATCCCGTCACTACTGAGCCCGAAAATGCAAGGCAGCAGATCAAGCAAACGTTCGACGCTATTCATGCCCTGAACATTCCCACTCTATGGTTTTGGCCCAATGCAGACCCAGGTACCAGCGAAATCGCGGGTGGGATCCGTACTTTTCGAGAGCATCACGAAAATCTGCCCATTCATTTCTTCAAGAACACAGAACCCATTCATTTTCTCAAATTATTAAAAAACACCGCCTGCCTCATCGGTAACTCCAGTGCCGGAATAAGGGAAGGAGGCTGCCTCGGAACTCCCGTGGTCAATATCGGTTCTCGGCAGCTAGGGAGGGAAAGAGGGAGCAATGTAATGGATGCTACTCCCGAAAAGGACAGTATTTTAAATGCGGTGCATCAACAACTTGCCAAAGGGAATTATGCCCAAAATCATATGTATGGAGACGGAAATGCCGGACGAAAGATTGCCGCGCTGCTCGCCACTGTCCCACTGACTTTTCATAAGCAACTAAGTTATTAATGGTAGAAACTCCGAAAGTTCTTGGCATTATTCCCGCCCGCGGCGGCTCAAAAGGGATTCCTCACAAGAATCTCAAACTGCTGGGCGGCAGACCGCTGATATGGTATACGATTGCTTCCTCGCTTGCTTCATGCTTGCTGGACACGGTTATGGTGTCGAGTGACGATCTTGATACATTGAATTTTACAGGCTTATTTCCGGAAATAGAGATTCCATTTCTCCGGCCAGAGCATCTTGCGAATGACTGTGCCTCTACTTTCGATGTAGTAAATCATGCCCTCGATCATTATTTGAAACAAGGTATCTACTTCGACTACATCTGCCTCCTACAACCGACGTCGCCATTTCGCAGCAAAAACCTGATCGATCAGTGCATAGAGCATACCATTGAAACGGATTCAGACAGTTTGATCACAGTCCGAAGAATACCGGATCAGTATCATCCATACTGGGCCTTTAACCAGGACAGGCAAGCACAACTATCACTGGTAGTACCACAAAAGGATATCATTTCAAGACGACAGGATTTGCCCGCCATTTATCATA
The genomic region above belongs to Dyadobacter pollutisoli and contains:
- a CDS encoding GumC family protein; amino-acid sequence: MREKQLSSITRNGTNHVSLNLTLVHEALRNWYWFAMSLALCIGGALIFLRYASPEYKVTASLLIRDDSRGADFGDAALLESLGLSTVESSVDNEVQVLKSRTLIEKVVSDLQLNVQYYAVGQVKTTEIYDKSPFRLTLLKPEYSGEKSFIYYLTQIGNNRYQLRVNSKSISANFGDTILLPHGPAVLTKTSYQPAHEDKYYIAISAKDAPVKKYSAALTIAATNKMVSVVDLTLNETIPAKGEVIVKQLIDNYLKASIADKNRIADSTLSFIDETLITVSQELTDIEKQIENYRQVNRLTDVEENVRLLLQDAGQYNREEQNQVTRLEIVASLLKYLNENPDHIVPSSLYLNDPQFTSLAQKYNEIQLLKEKTLVAATEKHPLVKTLQVELSSLRADLMTIIASQKRELEVNINSLNRYNATYSSQIDQIPYRQRIFLDYSRQHQIKQELYLFLLKKRVETSISKSSTIPNARIIDAPKSDASPVTPNRQLVLLISGFIGLGVPLATLHLKDVLNGRITGKSEVLLHCNIPVLAEIGHESVKSLLHDNIIAEQFRVLRTNIQFLSLAEKSRTILLTSAVGGEGKSFTATHLSHSFALTGKKVILLELDLRKPRLAANMKLSNGGFTNWIISDEPLSHYIQTSETEKPFAVLTSGPSPPNPAEMLSFPKVQEMMIWLKENYDIIIMDTPPISLVTDARLLSGYADLSLFIVRQRFTHKHQLGYIQEMSDNKQLPGLHLVINDVKALPGYGYGYYDQSKPLSKVLSKIPGFKFLT
- a CDS encoding N-acetylneuraminate synthase family protein translates to MQDNIYIIGEIGQAHDGSIGMAHAYIDALALAGVDAAKFQMHIADAESSIYEPFRNDTYFYDHSRMDYWRRMEFTKLEWVSLKKHCKEKKLDFIVSPFSNEAVDLLQEIGADKVKIGSAEAINLLIINKISKKNKDIIISSGMSQIAELDDSIAYLKDKNCNLALLQCTTAYPTSPHQWGLNMIADLRDRYHIPIGFSDHSGNIYACLAAASMGARLLEFHIVFDQKMFGPDASSSLTVDNAITMVKGVRQIEAALKNPVDKNDDSAFETSKTNFGRSLSLNKSLQKGQAVSFDDLESKKPAGYGIPVKCYLGIIGKKLARNMEKWEFLNEDDLI
- the neuC gene encoding UDP-N-acetylglucosamine 2-epimerase, producing MIRKICVVVTARASYSRVRTLLQAIAQHPCLELQLVIAASALLEKYGSLSQSIRKDAFAITAKVSNALDSENATAAAKTTGLGTIELASVFENIRPDIVVTIADRFETMSTAIAAAFMNIPLAHIQGGEMTGNIDDKVRHAVTQLADIHFAATRMATARIIKMGQQPETVYHTGCPSIDQVFEVFVDPRIDFDPFHLYGGVGRTFDLSKPYLMVMQHPVTTEPENARQQIKQTFDAIHALNIPTLWFWPNADPGTSEIAGGIRTFREHHENLPIHFFKNTEPIHFLKLLKNTACLIGNSSAGIREGGCLGTPVVNIGSRQLGRERGSNVMDATPEKDSILNAVHQQLAKGNYAQNHMYGDGNAGRKIAALLATVPLTFHKQLSY
- a CDS encoding acylneuraminate cytidylyltransferase family protein; the protein is MVETPKVLGIIPARGGSKGIPHKNLKLLGGRPLIWYTIASSLASCLLDTVMVSSDDLDTLNFTGLFPEIEIPFLRPEHLANDCASTFDVVNHALDHYLKQGIYFDYICLLQPTSPFRSKNLIDQCIEHTIETDSDSLITVRRIPDQYHPYWAFNQDRQAQLSLVVPQKDIISRRQDLPAIYHRDGCIYVAKTSLVQQGLLLGGKVAAFENTNSPYINIDTQADWNAAEKLLANGEWI